From one Formosa sediminum genomic stretch:
- a CDS encoding helix-turn-helix domain-containing protein translates to MKYSLLFIFLLLINFKNDQDIKFKMPDCYHDILEISSKKPSEAMYIADSLYLYSKHETQKMYALLVKSMVLELQDKRGQAIEFALKALKIAKAEANYCFQARTYTFLSRQYRKIGFVDKGKDLIAESISVSSKIIDKSHSIEYVTMSNLEMVEYDIEAGNYSRAIGFLKSAIFILDKQKESPVKYFDLANCEEKLARSFKKMNNNQLAFFHYTKAHTFLLKSNIEESLWAINVYNGLTEIYMDRNELDSAKVYLEKGLYIDEKYNNNAVKENLYKTAASFYKMDNDVDKYNHYESKYRSAMSKNKGNLRLMINNVSNTLDDYSFALPVKTPDSSDSIRLITVMFVIALPSIGFYYNRKKIIKHFRRQFYFKVKKRRAQITCSSSTESKLLKSLEAFEQSNEFLNNEISLPNLVTRLNTNEKYLRQVLKVHKNTDYNAYINKLRIQYIIEKLNTDKNYLNYKISFLAKESGFSSHSKFSTNFKKYSNFSPSDYINSLKKKS, encoded by the coding sequence ATGAAATATTCTTTACTTTTTATTTTTCTATTATTAATTAATTTTAAAAACGATCAAGACATTAAGTTTAAAATGCCAGATTGTTATCATGATATTTTAGAAATTTCTTCAAAAAAACCTTCAGAAGCAATGTATATTGCAGATTCATTGTACTTGTATTCTAAGCATGAAACTCAAAAAATGTATGCTCTTTTAGTTAAGAGTATGGTTTTGGAACTGCAAGATAAAAGAGGACAGGCTATTGAGTTCGCTTTAAAAGCTTTAAAAATAGCAAAAGCAGAAGCAAATTATTGCTTTCAAGCAAGAACTTACACTTTTTTATCAAGACAATATAGAAAAATAGGATTTGTAGATAAGGGAAAAGATTTAATAGCCGAAAGTATTTCTGTAAGTTCTAAAATTATAGATAAAAGCCATTCTATAGAATATGTAACGATGTCTAATCTTGAAATGGTAGAATATGATATTGAGGCTGGTAATTATTCACGAGCAATAGGGTTTTTAAAATCTGCTATTTTTATTTTAGACAAGCAAAAAGAAAGTCCGGTTAAATATTTTGATTTAGCAAATTGTGAAGAAAAGTTGGCGAGGTCGTTTAAGAAAATGAATAATAACCAATTAGCATTTTTTCATTATACCAAAGCCCATACATTTTTACTTAAGTCTAATATTGAAGAATCTCTTTGGGCCATAAATGTTTATAATGGTTTGACTGAGATATATATGGATAGAAATGAATTGGATAGTGCAAAAGTATATCTTGAAAAAGGGTTGTATATTGATGAAAAATACAATAACAATGCTGTGAAAGAAAATCTTTATAAAACAGCTGCTTCATTTTATAAAATGGATAATGATGTTGATAAATATAATCATTATGAATCTAAATATAGATCTGCAATGTCTAAAAACAAAGGGAATTTAAGACTCATGATAAATAATGTATCTAATACATTAGACGATTATTCTTTTGCTTTGCCTGTTAAAACACCAGATTCATCAGATTCCATACGTTTAATTACTGTAATGTTCGTAATAGCATTACCTTCAATAGGGTTTTATTATAACAGAAAAAAAATAATCAAGCATTTTAGAAGACAATTTTATTTTAAAGTTAAGAAAAGAAGAGCTCAAATAACTTGTTCAAGCAGCACGGAAAGTAAACTCCTTAAAAGTCTTGAAGCATTTGAGCAATCTAATGAATTTTTAAATAATGAAATATCTTTACCGAATTTAGTCACACGATTAAATACAAATGAAAAATATCTTAGACAGGTATTAAAGGTGCATAAAAATACAGATTATAATGCTTACATTAACAAATTAAGAATACAATATATTATTGAGAAGTTAAATACTGATAAAAATTATTTGAACTATAAAATCAGTTTCTTAGCGAAGGAAAGCGGATTTTCTTCTCATAGTAAGTTTTCTACAAATTTTAAAAAATATTCTAATTTTTCTCCTTCAGATTATATTAACTCTCTCAAAAAGAAAAGCTAA
- a CDS encoding beta strand repeat-containing protein codes for MKKFLLLLLILFMAHVTYSQVGIGTDMPNSSTQLEIVSSDKGVLIPQVSLTSLTDQTTISAGNIESLLVYNTNNSTEISPGYYYWYQDQWVKFIGRQDLPENIVYWDVENNQYSYIDINGDVQIITNDNLETITTLVDNGDGTITYINENNDEVTIDLAQGTAGADGMDGVGITSTVDNGDGTFTITYSDGSTFTTSDLTGPQGIAGTDGVDGVGIDSTIDNGDGTFTIVYTDGSTFTTINLSGADGSDGMDGVGITSTVDNGDGTFTFTYSDGSTFTTSDLTGPQGIAGTDGVDGVGIDSTIDNGDGTFTIVYTDGSTFTTINLSGADGADGMDGVGIASTVDNGDGTFTITYSDGSTFTTSDLTGPQGIAGTDGVDGVGIDSTIDNGDGTFTIVYTDGSTFTTINLAGADGADGMDGVGITSTVDNGDGTFTITYSDGSTFTTSDFTGPQGVAGVDGTDGVDGVGIDSTVDNGDGTFTIVYTDGSTFTTINLSGADGSDGMDGVGIASTTDNGDGTFTITYTDGSTFTTSDFTGPQGVAGTDGVDGVGVDSTADNGDGTFTITYTDGSTFTTSDLTGPQGIAGTDGVDGVGIDSTIDNGDGTFTIVYTDGSTFTTINLAGADGADGMDGVGIVSTTDNGDGTFTITYSDGSTFTTSDLTGPQGAQGVAGINGTNGIDGVGVDSTADNGDGTFTITYSDGSTFTTSDLTGPQGIAGVDGIGIDSTVDNGDGTFTITYTDGSTFTTSDLTGPQGIAGVDGTDGVDGVGIDSTVDNGDGTFTIVYTDGSTFTTINLSGADGSDGMDGVGIASTTDNGDGTFTITYTDGSTFTTSDFTGPQGVAGTDGVDGVGVDSTADNGDGTFTITYTDGSTFTTSDLTGPQGIAGTDGVDGVGIDSTIDNGDGTFTIVYTDGSTFTTINLAGADGADGMDGVGIVSTTDNGDGTFTITYSDGSTFTTSDLTGPQGAQGVAGINGTNGIDGVGVDSTADNGDGTFTITYSDGSTFTTSDLTGPQGIAGVDGIGIDSTVDNGDGTFTITYSDGSTFTTSDFTGPQGVAGVDGTDGVDGVGIDSTVDNGDGTFTIVYTDGSTFTTINLSGADGSDGMDGVGIASTTDNGDGTFTITYTDGSTFTTSDFTGPQGVAGTDGVDGVGVDSTADNGDGTFTITYTDGSTFTTSDLTGPQGIAGTDGVDGVGIDSTVDNGDGTFTIVYTDGSTFTTINLAGADGADGMDGVGIVSTTDNGDGTFTITYSDGSTFTTSDLTGPQGAQGVAGINGTNGIDGVGVDSTADNGDGTFTITYSDGSTFTTSDLTGPQGIAGVDGIGIDSTADNGDGTFTITYTDGSTFTTSDFTGPQGVQGVAGINGTNGVDGVGIDSTADNGDGTFTITYTDGSTFTTSDFTGPQGVAGVDGTDGVDGVGIDSTVDNGDGTFTIVYTDGSTFTTINLSGADGSDGMDGVGIASTTDNGDGTFTITYTDGSTFTTSDLTGPQGAQGVAGINGTNGVDGVGIDSTVDNGDGTFTITYTDGSTFTTSDFTGPQGVAGVDGTDGVDGVGIDSTVDNGDGTFTIVYTDGSTFTTINLSGADGSDGMDGVGIASTTDNGDGTFTITYTDGSTFTTSDLTGPQGAQGVAGINGTNGVDGVGIDSTADNGDGTFTITYTDGSTFTTSDFTGPQGVAGINGTNGVDGVGIDSTADNGDGTFTITYTDGSTFTTSDLTGPQGAQGVAGINGTNGVDGVGIDSTADNGDGTFTITYTDGSTFTTSDLTGPQGLVGPQGPAGADGVANPEDLTAGDASITVTNGTGATLVDTNVKVTDGGITTVKLADDAVTMVKIEDGAVTAPKLSAGAGDNGRIGVADDQGDVTYQNLDDLIDEPWRNTDDTPATDNSTNINYMGGNVGVGTTDPTERLDLGTGNLRVRDINTVTGVSTDKIVVADTDGVLKTVTNNAPKFFYMPAVIFETTTTGTDLTRNLYDDYNKQFTGQAFDVAHGALGSSITYTGGLIGSTGAPAAMDVYANTELYYYISYYDQSVFANVSISDTGVLTYDIINSATPTAYMNIIFVIK; via the coding sequence ATGAAAAAATTTTTACTGTTATTACTCATTTTATTTATGGCACATGTTACATATTCCCAGGTGGGAATAGGTACAGATATGCCTAATTCGTCCACACAATTAGAAATTGTATCTAGTGACAAAGGTGTGCTAATACCACAAGTATCTTTAACTAGTTTAACAGATCAAACTACTATTTCTGCTGGAAATATTGAAAGTTTATTGGTCTACAATACTAATAACTCAACAGAAATTAGTCCAGGGTATTATTATTGGTACCAAGATCAATGGGTTAAATTTATTGGTAGACAAGATTTGCCTGAAAATATTGTGTATTGGGATGTCGAAAATAATCAATATTCATATATAGATATCAATGGTGATGTTCAAATTATAACTAATGATAATTTAGAAACAATTACAACGCTTGTCGATAATGGTGATGGTACTATAACTTATATTAATGAAAATAACGATGAAGTTACTATTGATTTGGCTCAAGGAACTGCCGGAGCTGATGGAATGGACGGAGTAGGAATTACATCCACAGTAGATAATGGGGATGGTACGTTTACAATTACGTATTCAGATGGTTCAACCTTTACGACTTCAGATCTTACAGGTCCACAAGGTATTGCAGGAACCGATGGAGTTGACGGTGTGGGCATAGATTCTACAATTGATAATGGCGACGGTACATTCACAATTGTTTATACTGATGGTTCAACATTTACCACAATAAATTTATCAGGAGCCGATGGATCTGATGGAATGGATGGCGTTGGAATTACATCCACAGTAGATAATGGGGATGGCACGTTTACATTTACGTATTCAGACGGTTCAACCTTTACAACTTCAGATTTAACAGGTCCACAAGGTATTGCAGGAACCGATGGAGTTGACGGTGTGGGCATAGATTCTACAATTGATAATGGCGACGGTACATTCACAATTGTTTATACTGATGGTTCAACATTTACCACAATAAATTTATCAGGAGCCGATGGAGCTGATGGAATGGACGGCGTAGGGATTGCATCCACAGTAGATAATGGCGACGGTACATTTACAATTACGTATTCAGATGGTTCAACCTTTACGACTTCAGATCTTACAGGTCCACAAGGTATTGCAGGAACCGATGGAGTTGACGGTGTGGGCATAGATTCTACAATTGATAATGGGGATGGCACATTTACAATTGTTTATACCGACGGTTCGACTTTTACCACAATAAATTTAGCCGGAGCCGATGGAGCTGATGGAATGGACGGAGTAGGTATTACATCCACAGTAGATAATGGCGACGGTACATTTACAATTACGTATTCAGATGGTTCAACCTTTACAACTTCAGATTTCACAGGCCCGCAAGGTGTTGCTGGTGTAGATGGAACAGATGGAGTCGATGGTGTTGGAATAGACTCTACAGTAGATAATGGCGATGGCACATTTACTATCGTTTATACAGATGGCTCAACTTTTACCACAATAAATTTATCAGGAGCCGATGGATCTGATGGAATGGACGGCGTAGGGATTGCATCAACTACAGATAACGGTGACGGAACTTTTACAATTACATATACGGATGGATCAACGTTTACGACTTCAGATTTCACAGGCCCGCAAGGTGTTGCTGGAACAGATGGAGTCGATGGAGTAGGAGTTGATTCAACAGCAGATAATGGCGACGGTACATTTACTATTACATATACAGATGGTTCAACCTTTACAACTTCAGATTTAACAGGTCCACAAGGTATTGCAGGAACCGATGGAGTTGACGGTGTGGGCATAGATTCTACAATTGATAATGGGGATGGCACATTTACAATTGTTTATACCGACGGTTCGACTTTTACCACAATAAATTTAGCCGGAGCCGATGGAGCTGATGGAATGGACGGCGTTGGTATTGTATCAACTACAGATAACGGTGACGGAACTTTTACAATTACATATTCAGACGGATCAACCTTTACCACTTCAGATTTAACAGGCCCACAAGGCGCTCAGGGTGTTGCTGGAATTAACGGAACGAATGGAATAGACGGAGTAGGAGTTGATTCAACAGCAGATAATGGCGACGGTACATTTACAATTACATACTCAGATGGTTCCACCTTTACGACTTCAGATTTAACAGGTCCACAAGGTATTGCTGGTGTAGATGGAATAGGAATTGATTCAACAGTAGATAATGGTGACGGTACATTTACCATTACATATACAGATGGATCAACGTTTACAACTTCAGATTTAACAGGTCCACAAGGTATTGCTGGTGTAGATGGAACAGATGGAGTCGATGGTGTTGGAATAGACTCTACAGTAGATAATGGCGATGGCACATTTACTATCGTTTATACAGATGGCTCAACTTTTACCACAATAAATTTATCAGGAGCCGATGGATCTGATGGAATGGACGGCGTAGGGATTGCATCAACTACAGATAACGGTGACGGAACTTTTACAATTACATATACGGATGGATCAACGTTTACGACTTCAGATTTCACAGGCCCGCAAGGTGTTGCTGGAACAGATGGAGTCGATGGAGTAGGAGTTGATTCAACAGCAGATAATGGCGACGGTACATTTACTATTACATATACAGATGGTTCAACCTTTACAACTTCAGATTTAACAGGTCCACAAGGTATTGCAGGAACCGATGGAGTTGACGGTGTGGGCATAGATTCTACAATTGATAATGGGGATGGCACATTTACAATTGTTTATACCGACGGTTCGACTTTTACCACAATAAATTTAGCCGGAGCCGATGGAGCTGATGGAATGGACGGCGTTGGTATTGTATCAACTACAGATAACGGTGACGGAACTTTTACAATTACATATTCAGACGGATCAACCTTTACCACTTCAGATTTAACAGGCCCACAAGGCGCTCAGGGTGTTGCTGGAATTAACGGAACGAATGGAATAGACGGAGTAGGAGTTGATTCAACAGCAGATAATGGCGACGGTACATTTACAATTACATACTCAGATGGTTCCACCTTTACGACTTCAGATTTAACAGGTCCACAAGGTATTGCTGGTGTAGATGGAATAGGAATTGATTCAACAGTAGATAATGGCGACGGTACATTTACAATTACGTATTCAGATGGTTCAACCTTTACAACTTCAGATTTCACAGGCCCGCAAGGTGTTGCTGGTGTAGATGGAACAGATGGAGTCGATGGTGTTGGAATAGACTCTACAGTAGATAATGGCGATGGCACATTTACTATCGTTTATACAGATGGCTCAACTTTTACCACAATAAATTTATCAGGAGCCGATGGATCTGATGGAATGGACGGCGTAGGGATTGCATCAACTACAGATAACGGTGACGGAACTTTTACAATTACATATACGGATGGATCAACGTTTACGACTTCAGATTTCACAGGCCCGCAAGGTGTTGCTGGAACAGATGGAGTCGATGGAGTAGGAGTTGATTCAACAGCAGATAATGGCGACGGTACATTTACTATTACATATACAGATGGTTCAACCTTTACAACTTCAGATTTAACAGGTCCACAAGGTATTGCAGGAACCGATGGAGTCGATGGTGTTGGAATAGACTCTACAGTAGATAATGGCGATGGCACATTTACAATTGTTTATACCGACGGTTCGACTTTTACCACAATAAATTTAGCCGGAGCCGATGGAGCTGATGGAATGGACGGCGTTGGTATTGTATCAACTACAGATAACGGTGACGGAACTTTTACAATTACATATTCAGACGGATCAACCTTTACCACTTCAGATTTAACAGGCCCACAAGGCGCTCAGGGTGTTGCTGGAATTAACGGAACGAATGGAATAGACGGAGTAGGAGTTGATTCAACAGCAGATAATGGCGACGGTACATTTACAATTACATACTCAGATGGTTCCACCTTTACGACTTCAGATTTAACAGGTCCACAAGGTATTGCTGGTGTAGATGGAATAGGAATTGATTCAACAGCAGATAATGGCGACGGTACATTTACCATTACATATACGGATGGTTCAACCTTTACCACTTCAGATTTCACAGGCCCGCAAGGTGTTCAAGGTGTTGCTGGAATTAACGGAACGAATGGAGTAGATGGAGTAGGAATTGATTCAACAGCAGATAATGGCGACGGTACATTTACCATTACATATACGGATGGTTCCACCTTTACGACTTCAGATTTCACAGGCCCGCAAGGTGTTGCTGGTGTAGATGGAACAGATGGAGTCGATGGTGTTGGAATAGACTCTACAGTAGATAATGGCGATGGCACATTTACTATCGTTTATACAGACGGCTCAACTTTTACCACAATAAATTTATCAGGAGCCGATGGATCTGATGGAATGGACGGCGTAGGGATTGCATCAACTACAGATAACGGTGACGGAACTTTTACAATTACATATACGGATGGTTCAACCTTTACAACTTCAGATTTAACTGGTCCACAAGGCGCTCAAGGTGTTGCTGGAATTAACGGAACGAATGGAGTAGATGGAGTAGGGATTGATTCAACAGTAGATAATGGTGACGGTACATTTACCATTACATATACAGATGGATCAACGTTTACAACTTCAGATTTCACTGGTCCACAAGGTGTTGCTGGTGTAGATGGAACAGATGGAGTCGATGGTGTTGGAATAGACTCTACAGTAGATAATGGCGATGGCACATTTACTATCGTTTATACAGACGGCTCAACTTTTACCACAATAAATTTATCAGGAGCCGATGGATCTGATGGAATGGACGGCGTAGGGATTGCATCAACTACAGATAACGGTGACGGAACTTTTACAATTACATATACGGATGGTTCAACCTTTACAACTTCAGATTTAACTGGTCCACAAGGCGCTCAAGGTGTTGCTGGAATTAACGGAACGAATGGAGTAGATGGAGTAGGGATTGATTCAACAGCAGATAATGGTGACGGTACATTTACCATTACATATACAGATGGTTCAACCTTTACGACTTCGGATTTTACTGGTCCACAAGGTGTTGCTGGAATTAACGGAACGAATGGAGTAGATGGAGTCGGAATTGATTCAACAGCAGATAATGGCGACGGTACATTTACAATTACATATACGGATGGTTCAACCTTTACAACTTCAGATTTAACTGGTCCACAAGGCGCTCAAGGTGTTGCTGGAATTAACGGAACGAATGGAGTAGACGGAGTAGGAATTGATTCAACAGCAGATAATGGCGACGGTACATTTACCATTACATATACAGATGGTTCAACCTTTACAACTTCAGATTTAACTGGTCCACAAGGTCTAGTAGGCCCGCAAGGTCCAGCAGGAGCAGACGGCGTTGCGAATCCTGAAGATTTAACTGCCGGGGATGCATCTATTACAGTTACAAATGGTACTGGAGCTACATTAGTAGATACTAATGTTAAGGTAACTGACGGCGGAATTACAACTGTAAAATTAGCAGACGACGCTGTAACAATGGTAAAGATTGAAGATGGTGCAGTTACTGCTCCTAAATTATCTGCAGGTGCAGGGGATAATGGACGTATAGGTGTCGCTGATGATCAAGGAGATGTAACATACCAAAACTTAGATGATTTAATTGATGAGCCTTGGAGAAATACAGATGATACTCCTGCAACAGATAACTCAACAAATATTAATTATATGGGGGGGAATGTAGGTGTTGGAACTACAGATCCTACAGAGCGTTTAGATTTGGGTACAGGTAATTTACGTGTCCGTGATATTAATACAGTAACTGGAGTTTCTACAGATAAAATTGTTGTGGCAGATACCGATGGTGTTTTGAAAACAGTAACTAATAACGCGCCTAAATTCTTCTACATGCCAGCAGTAATCTTTGAAACGACTACAACAGGTACAGATTTAACACGTAATTTATATGATGATTATAACAAGCAGTTCACAGGACAAGCTTTTGATGTTGCTCATGGTGCTTTAGGGTCTTCAATCACGTATACAGGTGGTCTGATAGGAAGCACAGGTGCTCCAGCGGCAATGGATGTTTATGCAAATACAGAGTTGTACTATTATATATCCTATTACGATCAATCAGTTTTTGCAAATGTGTCTATTAGCGATACAGGAGTCTTGACGTATGATATTATTAATAGTGCAACACCAACAGCGTATATGAATATCATATTTGTAATTAAATAA
- a CDS encoding gliding motility-associated C-terminal domain-containing protein: MQKQIFYIVILCFGVGLQAQTSNKGVLYISENTLFSTVSRFDNLSQGTFNNDGESYIYGDFNNDGVLDFYESTGMTKFMGSDTQTISGTQVAYLHNVLFNNSSSASPFQLSGEIDISGIADFYQGIVDNDNYGGEITFNNGSSHINTSDLSHVDGFVNKFGDEDFIFPIGDGGYYRLAGTSVATDSDAFFTAKYFFENSDALYSHDSKSEDIQEINNQEYWTIEKANEATENGLVTLSWRAVTTPSSFVDAAQNNALTIVRWDSASSTWVDEGGAINLDDQTITTGVTNYGIFTLGRLNSDAEMPCALEIYNYVSPNGDGKNDFFLIDKTSDECARNLTVQVFNRWGVKVYEMANYGENGNVFDGHSSGRLTVKDSDKLPASTYYYILKYEYGSNVDSKFHKQAGFLYLSDN, from the coding sequence ATGCAAAAACAGATATTTTATATAGTAATACTTTGTTTCGGTGTGGGTTTGCAAGCTCAAACTTCCAACAAAGGTGTCTTGTATATTAGTGAAAACACACTGTTTTCTACGGTGTCTCGATTCGATAATTTAAGTCAAGGTACATTTAATAACGATGGAGAATCTTATATATATGGCGATTTTAATAATGATGGTGTTTTAGATTTTTATGAAAGTACAGGAATGACCAAATTTATGGGTTCTGATACGCAAACTATAAGTGGTACACAGGTGGCTTATTTACATAATGTACTCTTTAATAATAGTAGTAGTGCAAGTCCGTTTCAATTATCGGGAGAAATAGATATAAGCGGAATTGCAGATTTTTATCAGGGAATTGTAGATAATGATAATTATGGTGGAGAAATTACATTTAACAATGGTAGTAGCCATATAAATACGTCAGACTTAAGTCATGTAGATGGATTTGTAAATAAATTTGGAGATGAAGATTTTATATTTCCTATAGGAGATGGCGGGTATTATCGTTTAGCAGGAACGTCTGTAGCAACAGATTCTGATGCCTTTTTTACAGCAAAGTATTTTTTTGAAAATTCTGATGCCCTTTATTCTCACGATTCTAAGTCAGAAGATATTCAAGAGATTAATAATCAGGAATATTGGACTATTGAAAAAGCAAATGAAGCAACCGAAAACGGGTTGGTAACATTGTCTTGGCGGGCAGTAACTACACCTAGTTCTTTTGTAGATGCTGCACAAAATAATGCGTTAACAATTGTAAGATGGGATAGCGCTAGTAGTACTTGGGTAGATGAAGGTGGTGCTATTAATTTAGACGACCAAACTATTACAACAGGGGTAACTAATTATGGCATTTTTACACTAGGTCGTTTAAATTCTGATGCCGAAATGCCTTGTGCACTAGAAATATATAATTATGTATCTCCAAACGGAGATGGTAAAAACGATTTTTTCCTTATAGATAAAACAAGTGACGAATGTGCAAGAAACCTAACTGTTCAAGTGTTTAACCGCTGGGGGGTTAAGGTTTATGAAATGGCTAATTATGGCGAAAACGGAAATGTTTTTGATGGCCATTCTTCAGGGCGATTAACAGTAAAAGATTCAGACAAACTTCCTGCAAGTACGTATTACTATATTTTAAAATATGAATATGGTAGTAATGTAGATAGTAAGTTTCATAAACAAGCAGGTTTTTTATACTTAAGCGATAACTAA
- a CDS encoding PorP/SprF family type IX secretion system membrane protein: MNKTTIISKQSNISVFVLLLGLLFMAPTVKAQQNSEYTQYMYNTIAINPAYAGSRESLSMLGIYRNQWVGLEGAPETLNFSAHSSVGVKGVGIGLGFTSDKLGPSEESVISADFSYTIKVGYDLNLALGVKGGISLWNFNPNKLNIYDPNDVTLNQENYSSPIIGAGVYLYSEKWYVGLSSPNFVETTHYDDIQASTFTEKAHLYLIGGYIYNVNPRLKLKPAFLIKSVMGSPLALDLSLNALINEGLTLGLSYRLDAAVSVLAGFQVSRSIMIGYTYDYDTTELGNYNDGSHEILLRFELGTRRRGIVNPRFF, encoded by the coding sequence ATGAATAAAACTACAATTATATCAAAACAATCAAATATATCTGTATTTGTGTTATTACTAGGACTATTATTTATGGCGCCAACTGTAAAAGCACAACAAAATTCAGAGTATACGCAATATATGTATAATACCATAGCTATTAATCCTGCATATGCAGGCTCTAGAGAGTCGCTAAGTATGCTAGGTATTTATAGAAACCAATGGGTTGGGTTAGAAGGAGCTCCAGAAACTTTAAACTTTTCTGCACATTCTTCTGTAGGAGTTAAGGGTGTAGGTATTGGTTTAGGTTTTACCAGTGATAAATTAGGTCCTTCTGAAGAAAGTGTAATTTCAGCAGATTTTTCTTATACCATTAAGGTTGGATACGATTTAAATTTGGCCTTAGGTGTAAAAGGGGGAATATCATTATGGAATTTTAATCCTAATAAATTAAATATTTACGATCCTAATGACGTGACCTTAAATCAGGAAAATTACAGTTCACCCATTATCGGAGCAGGAGTGTATTTGTACTCTGAAAAATGGTATGTAGGATTATCGTCTCCTAACTTTGTGGAAACAACTCATTATGATGATATTCAAGCTTCTACGTTTACAGAAAAGGCTCACTTGTATTTAATAGGAGGGTATATTTATAATGTGAATCCTCGCTTAAAATTAAAACCTGCATTTTTAATTAAATCAGTTATGGGGTCTCCTTTAGCTTTAGATTTATCTTTAAACGCTTTAATAAACGAAGGCTTAACTCTGGGTCTTTCTTATAGACTAGATGCAGCTGTAAGTGTTTTAGCAGGGTTTCAGGTGTCTAGATCAATTATGATAGGGTACACCTATGATTACGATACAACAGAGTTAGGTAATTATAATGATGGATCTCATGAAATACTATTACGATTTGAATTAGGAACCAGAAGAAGGGGTATTGTAAACCCAAGATTCTTTTAA